One part of the Methylobacterium terrae genome encodes these proteins:
- a CDS encoding sulfate/molybdate ABC transporter ATP-binding protein: MTAGFAPTALSLRRDAQVRPVEAASSERLRHAGTAVRVDGIVKSYGGHGPAALEGVSLAIEPGELLALLGPSGSGKTTLLRVIAGLEIPDGGRVFFGSQDTTDIPVQSRGVGFVFQHYALFRHLTVFENIAYGLRSRRRAHRPKEDEIRRRVERLLELVQLPDLARRYPGQLSGGQRQRVALARALAVEPSVLLLDEPFGALDAQVRKDLRRWLREIHRETGQTTIFVTHDQDEALELADRIAILNKGRIEQVGAPHEVQDHPASRFVMSFVGETARLPAEVVGREVRVAGRPVIAAEAGWPQGAVDLCLRPWDLTVGQGPGTLPGTVREWRRTGRGTVAEILLDGAEAPVEVKVTEVYEPGDRVALAVGAARVFPRG, translated from the coding sequence ATGACGGCCGGATTCGCTCCCACCGCCCTGTCCCTGCGCCGCGACGCGCAAGTCCGTCCGGTCGAGGCCGCGTCCTCCGAGCGCCTGCGCCACGCCGGCACGGCGGTGCGGGTCGACGGCATCGTGAAGAGCTACGGCGGCCACGGCCCGGCGGCGCTCGAGGGCGTCAGCCTGGCGATCGAGCCGGGCGAGCTCCTGGCCCTGCTCGGCCCCTCGGGCTCCGGTAAGACGACGCTGCTTCGCGTCATCGCCGGCCTCGAGATCCCCGACGGCGGCCGGGTGTTCTTCGGCTCGCAGGACACCACCGACATCCCGGTCCAGAGCCGCGGCGTCGGCTTCGTGTTCCAGCACTACGCCCTGTTCCGGCACCTGACGGTGTTCGAGAACATCGCCTACGGGCTGCGCTCGCGCCGCCGGGCCCACCGCCCGAAGGAGGACGAGATCCGCCGCCGGGTCGAGCGCCTGCTCGAGCTGGTGCAGCTGCCCGACCTCGCCAGGCGCTATCCGGGCCAGCTCTCCGGCGGCCAGCGCCAGCGGGTCGCGCTCGCCCGCGCGCTCGCGGTCGAGCCCTCGGTGCTGCTCCTCGACGAGCCGTTCGGGGCGCTGGACGCCCAGGTCCGCAAGGACCTGCGCCGCTGGCTGCGCGAGATCCACCGCGAGACCGGCCAGACCACGATCTTCGTCACCCACGACCAGGACGAGGCGCTGGAGCTCGCCGACCGGATCGCGATCCTCAACAAGGGCCGCATCGAGCAGGTCGGCGCACCTCACGAGGTCCAGGACCACCCGGCCTCGCGCTTCGTGATGTCGTTCGTCGGCGAGACCGCGCGGCTGCCGGCCGAGGTCGTCGGCCGAGAGGTCCGCGTCGCCGGCCGCCCGGTGATCGCGGCGGAGGCCGGCTGGCCGCAAGGAGCCGTCGATCTCTGCCTGCGGCCCTGGGACCTCACGGTCGGGCAGGGACCCGGCACGCTGCCCGGCACCGTGCGCGAATGGCGCCGCACCGGGCGGGGCACCGTGGCGG
- the cysW gene encoding sulfate ABC transporter permease subunit CysW: MSDTTVPSIRPAARGPHAALTEPRPVRIALTLLAVAFLGLFLLLPLAVVFVEALSKGLGAYIATFAEPDALAAIRLTLLVAVIAVPLNVVFGLCASWAIAKFEFRGRNLLITLIDLPFSVSPVVAGLIYVLIFGAQGLFGPFLNRHGIEIIFAVPGIVLATVFVTFPFVARELIPLMQDQGTTDEEAALTLGASPWRVFRTVTLPNVRWALLYGVLLCNARAMGEFGAVSVVSGRIRGLTNTMPLHVEILYNEYNYVAAFGIASLLALLALVTLAGKSFLEWRHADALAGRGAH, from the coding sequence ATGTCTGACACGACCGTTCCCTCCATCCGCCCCGCCGCCCGCGGCCCGCACGCGGCGCTGACCGAGCCGCGCCCGGTCCGCATCGCGCTCACCCTCCTGGCGGTGGCCTTCCTGGGGTTGTTCCTGCTGCTGCCGCTCGCGGTGGTGTTCGTCGAGGCGCTGAGCAAGGGCCTGGGCGCCTACATCGCCACCTTCGCCGAGCCCGACGCGCTGGCGGCGATCCGCCTGACGCTCCTCGTCGCGGTGATCGCGGTGCCGCTCAACGTCGTGTTCGGGCTGTGCGCCTCCTGGGCCATCGCCAAGTTCGAGTTCCGCGGCCGTAACCTGCTCATCACCCTCATCGACCTGCCGTTCTCGGTCTCGCCGGTGGTGGCGGGCCTGATCTACGTGCTGATCTTCGGGGCGCAGGGGCTGTTCGGCCCGTTCCTCAACCGGCACGGGATCGAGATCATCTTCGCGGTGCCGGGGATCGTGCTCGCCACCGTGTTCGTCACCTTCCCGTTCGTGGCGCGCGAGCTGATCCCGCTGATGCAGGACCAGGGCACCACCGACGAGGAGGCCGCGTTGACCCTGGGCGCGAGCCCGTGGCGGGTCTTCCGCACCGTGACGCTGCCCAACGTGCGCTGGGCGCTCCTCTACGGCGTGCTGCTCTGCAACGCCCGGGCGATGGGGGAGTTCGGCGCCGTGTCGGTCGTGTCGGGCCGGATCCGGGGGTTGACCAATACGATGCCGCTCCACGTCGAGATCTTGTACAACGAGTACAATTACGTGGCGGCGTTCGGGATCGCCTCGCTGTTGGCGCTCCTCGCGCTCGTCACCCTGGCGGGTAAATCTTTCCTCGAATGGCGCCATGCCGATGCGCTGGCCGGACGCGGAGCCCATTGA
- the cysT gene encoding sulfate ABC transporter permease subunit CysT codes for MSDAAALPAGRAAPRFRRPSALPGFRLTFGITLTYLTLIVLLPLAVLLLRAASVGPAGLWALVTDARNLAALKTSFGLSLAAAAIDAVFGLLIAWVLTRYRFPGRRIIDALVDLPFALPTAVAGIALASLYAPNGWLGEPLMAMGIKVAYTPLGILVALVFVGLPFCVRTVQPLVAEIDKSSEEAAAILGASRFRAVVTVILPPLIPAMLTGFALAFARAVGEYGSVIFVAGNLPYVSEIAPLLIVIKLEEFNYAGATAIAAVMLLMSFAALLAINLVQDFSRRRFGHV; via the coding sequence ATGAGCGACGCCGCGGCCCTGCCCGCGGGGCGGGCCGCCCCCCGCTTCCGGCGGCCGAGCGCGCTCCCGGGCTTCCGCCTGACCTTCGGGATCACGCTCACCTACCTGACCCTGATCGTCCTCCTGCCGCTGGCGGTGCTGCTCCTGCGCGCGGCCAGCGTCGGCCCCGCCGGCCTGTGGGCGCTCGTGACGGATGCCCGCAACCTCGCGGCGCTCAAGACCTCGTTCGGCCTGTCGCTGGCCGCCGCCGCGATCGACGCGGTGTTCGGGCTCCTCATCGCCTGGGTGCTGACCCGCTACCGCTTCCCCGGCCGGCGGATCATCGACGCGCTGGTGGATCTCCCCTTCGCCCTGCCGACGGCGGTGGCCGGCATCGCGCTCGCCAGCCTCTACGCGCCGAACGGCTGGCTCGGCGAGCCCCTGATGGCGATGGGCATCAAGGTCGCCTACACGCCGCTCGGCATCCTGGTGGCGCTGGTCTTCGTCGGCCTGCCGTTCTGCGTCCGCACGGTGCAGCCGCTGGTGGCCGAGATCGACAAGTCGAGCGAGGAGGCCGCCGCGATCCTCGGCGCCTCGCGCTTCCGGGCCGTCGTCACGGTGATCCTGCCGCCCCTGATCCCGGCGATGCTCACGGGCTTCGCCCTCGCCTTCGCCCGCGCGGTCGGCGAGTACGGCTCGGTGATCTTCGTCGCCGGCAACCTGCCCTACGTCTCGGAGATCGCGCCCCTGCTGATCGTGATCAAGCTCGAGGAGTTCAACTATGCCGGCGCCACCGCCATCGCCGCCGTGATGCTGCTGATGTCGTTCGCCGCGCTGCTGGCCATCAACCTGGTCCAGGATTTCAGCCGCCGCAGGTTCGGGCATGTCTGA